The following are from one region of the Actinomycetota bacterium genome:
- the fabA gene encoding bifunctional 3-hydroxydecanoyl-ACP dehydratase/trans-2-decenoyl-ACP isomerase, which produces MTRTESFDRDQLVACGHGELFGPDGPQLPIQGMLMFDRITHISDAGGKYDNGAVVAELDVHPDLWFFDAHFAGDPVMPGSLGLDALWQLVGFFLGWTGEKGQGRALGCAQAKFFGQVLPDASLVTYRLDIKRVVRRALTMGIADGSLQVDGDEIYTATDLKVGLFTDPQEF; this is translated from the coding sequence ATGACCAGAACGGAAAGCTTCGACCGCGACCAGCTGGTCGCCTGCGGCCACGGTGAGCTCTTCGGGCCGGACGGCCCTCAGCTGCCGATCCAGGGCATGCTGATGTTCGACCGGATCACCCACATCTCGGATGCGGGCGGCAAGTACGACAACGGTGCCGTGGTAGCCGAGCTGGACGTGCACCCGGATCTGTGGTTCTTCGACGCCCACTTCGCCGGCGACCCGGTGATGCCGGGAAGCCTCGGTCTCGACGCGCTCTGGCAGCTCGTGGGTTTCTTCCTCGGCTGGACCGGGGAGAAAGGCCAGGGACGGGCGCTGGGTTGCGCGCAGGCGAAGTTCTTCGGCCAGGTGCTGCCCGACGCGAGCCTGGTCACCTACCGTCTCGACATCAAGCGGGTGGTCCGCCGCGCGCTGACCATGGGGATCGCGGACGGCTCGCTGCAGGTTGACGGCGATGAGATCTACACGGCCACCGACCTCAAGGTCGGCCTGTTCACTGACCCCCAGGAGTTCTGA